Proteins from a single region of Antechinus flavipes isolate AdamAnt ecotype Samford, QLD, Australia chromosome 2, AdamAnt_v2, whole genome shotgun sequence:
- the CHST3 gene encoding carbohydrate sulfotransferase 3 has translation MEKGHSWPQDTRDILHSLRMRSKYALFLLFVVIVFVFIEKENKIISRVSDKLKQIPQSLMDANGTDPALMLAENASLLSLSELDSSFSQLRQRLRNVTLQLGGEPAELPLGPRRHVLLMATTRTGSSFVGEFFNQQGNIFYLFEPLWHIERTVTFEPGGANAAGSALVYRDVLKQLFLCDLYILEHFISPLPEDHLTPFMFRRGSSRSLCEEPVCTPAVKKVFEKFHCKNRRCGPLNLTLAADACLRKEHMALKAVRIRQLEFLRPLVEDPRLDMRIIQLVRDPRAVQASRMVAFSGKYETWKKWVAEGEARLREDEVQRLRGNCESIRLSAELGLSQPSWLRGRYMLVRYEDVARLPLQKAREMYRFAGITLTPQVEDWIRKNTQAPQDSSGIYSTQKNSSEQYDKWRFSIPFKLAQVVQGACAPAMRLFGYKLAPDPATLTNRSISLLEDRGTFWVT, from the coding sequence GGTCTCGGACAAGCTGAAGCAAATCCCACAATCCCTCATGGACGCGAACGGCACCGACCCGGCGCTGATGCTCGCCGAGAACGCGTCCCTCCTGTCCCTGAGCGAACTGGACTCTTCCTTCTCCCAGCTCCGGCAGCGGCTCCGGAACGTCACCCTGCAGCTGGGGGGAGAGCCGGCGGAGCTGCCGCTGGGCCCGCGACGGCACGTGCTGCTGATGGCCACCACCAGGACGGGCTCCTCCTTCGTGGGCGAGTTCTTTAACCAGCAGGGCAACATCTTCTACCTCTTCGAACCTCTGTGGCACATCGAGCGGACCGTGACCTTCGAGCCCGGGGGCGCCAACGCCGCCGGCTCCGCCCTGGTCTACCGGGACGTGCTGAAGCAGCTGTTCCTGTGCGACCTCTACATCCTGGAGCACTTCATCAGCCCGCTGCCCGAGGACCACCTGACTCCGTTCATGTTCCGGAGAGGGTCCAGCCGCTCGCTCTGCGAGGAGCCCGTGTGCACGCCCGCCGTCAAGAAGGTCTTCGAGAAGTTCCACTGCAAGAACCGCCGCTGCGGCCCCCTCAACCTGACCCTGGCCGCGGACGCCTGCCTGCGCAAGGAGCACATGGCGCTCAAGGCCGTGCGCATCCGCCAGCTGGAGTTCCTTCGGCCGCTGGTGGAAGACCCCCGCCTGGACATGCGGATCATCCAGCTGGTCCGGGACCCCCGCGCCGTGCAGGCGTCCCGCATGGTGGCCTTCTCCGGCAAGTACGAGACCTGGAAGAAATGGGTGGCGGAAGGGGAGGCCCGCCTGCGGGAGGACGAGGTCCAGCGGCTCCGGGGGAACTGCGAGAGCATCCGGCTCTCGGCCGAGCTGGGCCTGAGCCAGCCCTCCTGGCTGCGGGGCCGCTACATGCTGGTGCGCTACGAGGACGTGGCCCGCCTGCCGCTGCAGAAGGCCCGGGAGATGTACCGCTTCGCGGGGATCACCCTCACCCCGCAGGTGGAGGACTGGATCCGGAAGAACACCCAAGCCCCCCAGGACAGCAGCGGCATCTACTCCACCCAGAAGAACTCCTCGGAGCAGTATGACAAGTGGCGCTTCAGCATCCCCTTCAAGCTGGCCCAGGTGGTCCAGGGAGCCTGCGCTCCCGCCATGCGGCTCTTCGGCTACAAGCTGGCCCCCGACCCCGCCACCCTCACCAATCGCTCCATCAGTCTGCTGGAGGACCGGGGCACCTTCTGGGTGACGTAA